The genomic segment ATATCAATAATGTTTCTCTGTTCTGACTTCAGATCTGAAACAGAAAACTTCAAAGACACAGAACCTTTGGTTTCAAATCGAAGAGAGATAGTTTGATCCCCCATGAGCGAGCGCCGAGGTGAAACATAGAGGATTGGAGTTGAGCAACAGGACGTTGCGAAAGCGTAGCCAGACCATGGAAGGTCTGTCTACGTGGTGCTTCAATCATCAGGTGAACCGAGGATTAAGCGAGGTCCGGGGCGCGAGGGGATTGCAAAGGGGAAAGGCGTTTGCCCCTTTGCTCGCTGTCGGGCGACCCCGACATTCATGCAGCGTAGCTGCAGATTAGCCGTACGCAGCACAACCAATGATGGTGATTTGACTTGCGGTCAGCTTAATTTGTGCCTGCGGCACATTTGCCCGGCCGCGGGCAGAGAGTATTGCTTGTCCAATACCCTCTTCACTCCCAAGGACACCCCGGTATTTGCTTCATCCTCAAGTTTCAAATTCGCAGAGGTACAGGCAAACAGTACCTCCATGTACTGATTGTCTTTTCGTGGCATCCTTGCCACTCACCCTTTGCTCCTACTTGAAACCCTCGGCGCAAATAAACGGGGCCCAAATCCCAATCAGTTAGCTCAGTGATGATATCAATAATGTTTCTCTGTTCTGACTTCAGATCTGAAACAGAAAACTTCAAAGACACAGAACCTTTGGTTTCAAATCGAAGAGAGATAGTTTGATCCCCCGTGAGCGAGCGCCGAGGTGAAACATAGAGGATTGGAGTTGAGCAACAGGACGTTGCGAAAGCGTAGCCAGACCATGGAAGGTCTGTCTACGTGGTGCTTCAATCATCAGGTGAACCGAGGATTAAGCGAGGTCCGGGGCGCCCCGGGAGATGCAAGAGGGTGCGGGCGGGCGCACCTTCTTGCCTGTCGCCTGTCGCCGGTCAGCACCGGCATGCAGCGTAGCTGCAGATTAACCGTACGAAGCACAACCAATGATGGTGATTTGACTTGCGGTCAGCTTAATTTGTGCCTGTGGCACATTTGTCCGGCCGCGGACTGCGGGTCAAGGGAACTTGCTCACCCAGTCCCCCTAACAACCCCGAGGGTGTCCCCCGATTCGCATATTTCCTCAAAATCATTTGCTCCTTGACGGTTAGGAAACTCAAACCTTGTGCAGTAGTGGTGCAAAGAAAGCACTCAGATAAGCGGTATAGATATTAACGCTATAGCTACTTATCTGGTTTGTTATGCGATAGCTTCTAAAGCATAAGCGATCCCGATCCAGGCTGATGCCCAGCTGGTTAAGCACCATAATACCTGACCCAGAGTTTTCTCACTGCGACACATACTCAATCCCCCAATAGATATCTGACAACGTCCGTATATTTGATAAGCAAATCACACCTGTCCGACACTATGGGAGTAGCTAAGGGTTGGCCTTGATCTCAATCAAAAATACCCCACATGTAGGGAACGTTCCCGTCGTTGTGTAAATTTAAGCGAAACAGGGGCCCCTTCAGGCATCTGGTGTTAACTTTCCGCTTCGGTCTCGGGGCTTTGGTTACCCTCTTCAGTCATCTGCCGTTGGTAACTTTCGGGAGCGTAGAGAGTTGGTCGCTTGTTGGCCGGATCGGTGGAGGATTTGCCAAAGTAGTGCACCGCCCGGTATACCCACCAGGCGCGAAGCCGTGACATTCCGTCTTCGAGGCACTGCTGCTGTAACAGCCTGTCTGCATCCTCTTTACAGTTGGGGGGCAGAAGTTGCTCGCGCATCAGTTGATAGAGGGCATCGTGAACCAGGGAGCCACGCATGAAGTTTTGGGTATCCAGGGTCGGGCCCGAGGGGCCATCCCAGGCATAACCGGCCTTAATCAGCAGCTCACCCTCTGTCGACAGGGTAATATATCGGGTGTTGATAGGCTGCTCGGGATTGAGCCCGATCTGTAGTGAGTAATCCCGGCTGAGTTGATACTTGTAGCCCTTCTTGTAGGCAATCCCTTGCATACAGCCTCCTGTCCCTGAGAGCTGTGATATCTATAGAGAGTTTAGCGGCAATTTGCTTCTCAGACAGGCATGATCCTTCATGCTTTGCTGAGAAGGCAAGGGTAAACCGATTTGGCGCTAGGCGGGATTATTTGCCCTGCTGATAAGGATCCAGGGCTGCTATGGTCTGGATGATCCGCTTGGACTCTTCGTTATCCTTAAAGCGCAGGATCAGCCGTGCGATGTGGCGCACCCAGTGAAAGCGCTTGTGTAGCTTGAGTGCACACAGCCATGCGCTATCGGGGGCCAGATCGCGCCAGTTACAGATCGCCTGGCCGATCGCCTGGGGATCGACCTTGGGTGCACGAAAGAACTCATTGAGCAGGATCAGAAAGTCGCGGGCCATCACCGCCGGGGTGGGGTTATCCACATACTCTTCTAAGTCCAGAAAACAGACGGTGTGCGCTTCATTGCAGGTGATGTCCCGCAGCGCAGGGCGGCCATGGGCGACCCCGGCACGGTGCAGGCTGCCCAGTGCCTGCATGGTTTGCTCCATCCAGTAACCCGGGTTATCCCCCCGTTCCAGCTCATGCTGCAGGTTTTTCCCGCCATCCAGGGTGATCATCCAGCTATCCCCCAGGCCGCTAAATTGACCACCGGCATCTGCGCTTTTCCTAAACGCAGCAGCACATCGCGCTCCTTCACCAGCCGCTCTTCGGCCGCAAGATCGACATTTGAGGCCAGAAGTTTGCTACCGAGCAGCGGACGGATCCATTTTCCAAGGGTATGCCAGAAGGTTTTTTCACTGGGCACCGCCTGCTTGAGCCAAAAGCGTTGTCCCGCGATATCCCGGCTGGAAACGGACTCTGGATTTTGTGAGCGCCATTGCTCTATCAGGCTAGGGGTCAACGCAGAACGATATTCGGTGGCTATCTCACAGACTTGGCTCATAGATTGGGTTCTTATATCTCTTGATGGGGCAGATGCGATCCGCTGATTTTAACGACTTCTTCAGTGGCCCGCAATCTGGCGGCTGAAATCCCGGGACTTGATGATGTCGCCGGGTCTGTGGTTGGTGATATCTCATCTTTTTGTGTCTCAAAATCCAAAGAAATGACTCATTTGAGTGGGGGAGGGAGACACAAAAATGTAGTATGAGCCACTTTTATGTAGCTTATTTTGATTTGAAAAATAAATCATATGATTGACAATCTTCTCTTTCTGATTAAATATCTGCCCGGTAGGTTGTTATAGCCGGGCCGTCAGGGCCGTTTGTATCTATCAAATGAGAAGAGTGTTAGTCTGGATGAGTCAGGTTTGGTATCAAGGAAGAGCTGAGCATGATGGTGGGAGTACCAAGGGTGCCCTGTGACCGGACAAGCCTCTCTTCTGAATGGAAAATAATGAGGAGAATCTATGCTGCAAACAGGAGTAAAGCGCACCTTGATCGCGGGGGCATTGTGCGGGCTCATCACCTTCAATGCCTATGCACTTGATATGGACATGAAGGCCACCAATGACAATGCGGTGACAGTGGCCACGGTGCAGGCCGAAAAGGTCCCTTTTACCAAAACCATCATAGGCCATCTGG from the Dongshaea marina genome contains:
- a CDS encoding DUF1353 domain-containing protein, producing the protein MQGIAYKKGYKYQLSRDYSLQIGLNPEQPINTRYITLSTEGELLIKAGYAWDGPSGPTLDTQNFMRGSLVHDALYQLMREQLLPPNCKEDADRLLQQQCLEDGMSRLRAWWVYRAVHYFGKSSTDPANKRPTLYAPESYQRQMTEEGNQSPETEAES
- a CDS encoding BUD32 family EKC/KEOPS complex subunit; translated protein: MITLDGGKNLQHELERGDNPGYWMEQTMQALGSLHRAGVAHGRPALRDITCNEAHTVCFLDLEEYVDNPTPAVMARDFLILLNEFFRAPKVDPQAIGQAICNWRDLAPDSAWLCALKLHKRFHWVRHIARLILRFKDNEESKRIIQTIAALDPYQQGK